ACACACCTGGCGCATCCCTGCTGTCGCCTATAGTATTTTTAACAGCCGGGTTTATGTTGATGTTCACATAGGTTGCCCtggtgaaaacaaatgtttgtttttcttttgtttttgcagccaGAAAAGCCAAAGCTGGAAGCACACCCACAGGTAAGACAGTCGCCTtactgcaggtttttttttttaaaggagttgttcaagcaaaaataaaaaagattgaGTCATTATCGTTTTGTTGCTCACAAAACATtgctggagcttcgcagcaaaactgcattgtagcattctcctaaacaactgaagctgATGCGGAAGAATGTAACAAAAACAACctaacaaacataaaatggcgTCATACCTCTGGTGTAAATCCATGTCTGAGGATGATCATAGagatttaacttttatttgaaatgatgtcatttaaaacCTTCTATAGCAGAAATCTTGGCTAGCTGCCaggctaaaagcgttagcatgcaCCCTGTCTCAAATGGGTGCAGGAAACTGCACGTcaggggtgtaaataacataatTCTAATTCAATCTGGGATCtttgataatatatatatatatatatatatatatatatatatacatatacatatatatatatatatatatatatatatatatatatatatatatatatatatatatatatatattcattgtAGCAGAAACTTTGCCTGACTTTCCTTCAGACTGGGCAGATAatcactgctcctttaaatgcagATACAATCTCATCTGTTTACGGTTCCTCTTGCCTTGTGTGATATTTGACTGATGTTGCTCTGTCGCTCTCTCCTCAGAGAAGATCCCAGCCTACGAGCCAAATCTCCCTGAGCCAAAATGCAGAGCTGATCTCATCAAACGTGAGATTCTTACTCTTTtaccgttttttattttttattttaattctttAACCATTTGGTCCAAACTTGGATTTCTCATTTAAATCATTGGttctttctgtttattcagACTGGTTCAGCCTTTCCCTGGATGACAAGACAGCCAATAAGGTGCTGTGGATCACAGACGGCGGTGCTAAGGTGGCCCGTATGACCGATAATGTCACTTGTCCCGTCTTGGATAGACCAGAGCGATATGAGTATGCTCCACAGGTACAGCCTGATGAAGTGCTTAAAACTTGTCATCACCATGTCATAACCAGTGGAGTTTGATGCGCTATGAACCAGATCGGTGTGACCTGTCATTATTTAAATCCTGAGCTAGCATGCTTGACATTGCAAACCGCAGAAAGCGAGGCTGCTTTAAATTCCTCACAGTAGCAACTACAATAAATCACAGGTTGTGTTGGATTACCTCTAAATGACTGTCGTTCTCATCCTCATTCCTAAAGGTTCTCTGCAAAGAAGGCATCCTGGGCTTCCGAGgctactgggaggtggagtttTCGGGATGGATCGTGGTCGGAGTCGCTTACGAACGGGCGGGGAGGAGGAACAACGAAGGACCCTGCGGCCTGGGAGAGAACGAGGAGTCCTGgggtctgggctggagcgggtCCTGCTACAACGCGTGGCACAAGAGCCACAGTATAGAGATCACGGAGATTCCCAAGTGCTCCACAATTGGGGTCTACCTCGATCAACCTGCCGGCATCCTAAATTTCTACGCCGTGGATGAggtgaaggagggagaggagagcacGGGGGGGAAGGAGGTCAAACTTTTGCAGCAGGTCAGGAGCTCCTTCAAGGAGAAGATGTTACCGGGTTTCTGGGTGGGGAACCACTCGCACTGTCTGATCACAAAGAAGGAGGAATAGAGGACGGAATCAACATTTCTAAAAGTTAATCATCATGAGCTGAGAGAGGCGTGAAACTAAGTCATCCTTTTGTAATAAAGCTATGATTACAGtagctgtaaacacaaaatgactTGACAACACCAACTGCCACTGGaacatttacattaatataaGCTTGCATAAGTCCTATGCAAATTATAATAGTTGAAACATCAGTTCCCATGAGATATACTCCTTATTTACGGCATATCTGAGACTGATATAGAGTACGTAGGTTAGCATGTTTCAGTAAAAGGTAAAGTCCAGTGAGAATCAGCCCAGTGTTCTGGACTTGCCAGGAACAACCGGACCACTCGAGGCTTATActattatatttatatgtatttctATTACTCCTTTGTTCATTGCTTGTAAAGATTGTACAGTGTTACCCATTTTGGTATGAATGTATGCAGAATGTTTGCAtgagtttaaataaataataaaacttgAGACGCAAGTGACTCAGACGTATTTTGTCCTGGACGATGAAGCAGCACTGATTAAAGAGTGAACAGGTGTTTGTTCGACTCTCTGAGGCGTATAAGCTCACATCACATGGGCTTTTAGCTATACATACATGGTCAATCACAAAATATCCACAAATAAGCTGACTAGGCCTCTCTTTATCCCATCCTGGTCGAGTCAAATATATCCAAATGTGACTGGAGACACAAAAGTTACTGGAGACACATCCTAGTTTTACATTGAAGAGTAGGCTCACTAATGTCAGATGTACATAAAGTGGTTTGCCCTGATAATCTTGGTAGTAACAAAATTAGAATCGAGTGTGTGGGCTGCATAACataataacaaacacacacactaaggtCCTTTTTTGCTCACATGTGGCTCTTTTACATCTATAAAGTCGGTGCTACTGCAACTGTTGTCTATGTTTGGACACCAGCAAAGGCTTCCAGGTGAATTCTGATTATTTTCTGGGCCCTTTTTTATCCTCATGTCCAAGAGATACCGCAAATGATGCTGCGATAAAAATTATCCTATTAATTACGCCCTTGATGCAAGGCTTGGTCGCTCAGTTGTCTTTTGAGAGACTTTCAAATAAAAGGATACTTCTACATGCAAATAATGTAAGTGTAAATTAAAAATAGATAAGTTATCTGGGCCATGGAAGATCATCTATCACATTAACATCTTCTGTCCAGCTTGACTGAGATGTCTTCTTTGTGGCTCCTCTTCCGCCTGCGCCTCTCATGTTGACAACAGCGACAGGCCCCTTTTCTGAGTCTTACTCTTAGCCCTGTTTGTAACCGTCTTCTTGCTTTTCTGGACACACTCCTAAAGTTTCAGGGGTGTCAAATGCCCCGCGCTTGCCTCACTTATGTCCATATGTCAAAGTCAAGTGCGTACACCCCTTTTTACCCCCGGTGACAGCCCGTTCCACTGACCTCGACACCTCTTGCAGACACTCCTAAAAACGCCCAGCGTTCATCTTCCCTGCGGGTATAAAAGTCGAGTGGACGACTTCGCACTTTTACTTTGGATCGATCATTGTGCAGCATTGTGAAGCCTCTGGACGAGGATTATCAGCACGCAGCCTCAAGATGCCAGCCAGACCCAACTCGGCAGTAATCCTCTCACAGACCAACAAACAAGGTACAAAATAGAACCATtctatttaaattatttatacattagATTTATTTGCATTCTAACTAACATGTTGTGTATTTGCAACATGTCAATTGAGTTACTGACTGTTGTGTCCTTGGGAAACCTTCACTGTGTATTTACAAGATGATGCTGAACAGATTTCACTCAATATCATGGCCTCCACCTGCTCTTATTTGGATGGTGGTAGCTTCCATGTCAAAAactctgtttttgattttgtcaaCTCAGAATTCATCCACTGCAGCGATACTAATGAGTGGAAAATGATGGtgcaagcttttcaaaataagacacaCTTGTCTTTTAGCCTTACTCAGTTTTCACTCAGGTTTAGGTATAATCTAGATTCTCTATTCTTGGACAAAGTGCTATGCTAACGCTAAAATTCCTCATCAAGTATAGACAGACTGTCAGAGAGTTGTGTCACATATTTGCATGAAATAGGAAGCGACTCTTCTCATCTTCGCAGTTTAACCTTTGACCTTCACCTTTTTAGGGAAGAAAATTAAACCCAACAAGAACGAGAAGACAAATGCAGGTAACGGGCTTGACTCACACCCTGGTTTATTTATACTCTTTATGCAAGCATGAGTTTGTATTCAAACCAGTTTCCTATACTTGCAGAAAAAGTTCCTGTCTATGTGCCAAACATCCCGGAGCCAACGAACAGAGCTGAGCTCATGAAGTGTACGAGaagattttcttcttctcacgTTATTAATACtcagtattgtttttttatgtttgctttaaaaaagaCACTGTTGAATCTCTCCTTTAGATTGGATGAATTTGTCTTTGGACGATAAGACTGCCAACAAGATGCTGTGGATTTCTGACAATGGGTCGAAGGTGTGTCGTAGAACTGAGGAGATTTGTCCCGTCCTGGACAGACCGGAGAGATACGAGTACTCTCCACAGGTAAGtcagaaaacatacatttacatgacTTTCATTTGATCGGAACAAATTCTCGGTTGACGTTTTTCAAATtcttattttcctgttttcttcaAAGGTGCTGTGCAAAGAGGTTATCTGGGACATGAGGGCTTACTGGGAAGTGGAGTTCTCTGGCTGGGTGGTAATTGGAGCCACCTACATAGGAGCAGGACGGAGGGCAAACACCGGGCCGAGCGGCCTTGGAGAAAACGAGGAGTCCTGGGGTCTGTGCTGGTCAGGAACGCACTACCAGATCTGGTACAATGGCATAGACAAGGACATAAACAATGTCCCGTATTGCTCCACTATCGGAGTTTATCTCGACCAGCCGGCAGGGATCATAAGCTTTTATGCAGTGACCGGTGAGGGAGCGGAGAGGGAGGTCGAGCTGCTGTATAAAGTTAAGAGCACTCTTGACAACAAGATTCTTCCCGGTTTCTGGGTGGGAATTCAGTCGTCATGCAAGCTATTAAAGAGGCCGAATGAATTCGctgaaaatgattaaaaaaatgttgtgttagtGGTTTTATAAGTGGTTTTAACACTTACCCGTAAACTGCGTCTGATGCTTTATTCCTGTCTTATTGAACACCTAAACTTGTGTTTAATCATAGTTAATTTACTGTGCATCAGTTTTATTCCGTTTGTGAAtattgttaaaatgaaaaaacacttGTTGTTAGACTAATCATGGTTTTCTGAGAAactattttccatttttatgtACTTCTTTTGGCCGATTCCTATTGTATACTGTATTTCTGGTGCTTTAGCATCAGATCGGCTATTTATGAACTTGTTATGATCATGATTTTGAATGAGTGGCTTGAACTTCATGAATTAGAGAATGTTTTCCTATAAATAAATGCtcttaaaaaaatgctttttgatCAAAAATGCGTGTCCCTTTCATGTTTATCATTTATAACTGCAAAGATTTGAGTTTGTCGCATTTCAAGTTTGATACCTCCGACTTTGTTGTGGCGACAAAAGCATCAAAACCCACAGAAGTTTCTACCtcattttcaacacataaccGTTTAGAATAAAATAAGCCCCTGACCTAATTTGCAGCTTCTCATTTTTCTGTCTAATGGCTGAAGGAGTCTGTGTATTCCAGAGATTTGGttgcacacacactttaaagtgCACACAGCATCGATCCCCTTGGGAGAGAGAATCACTTCCCGCTGGGTTGGAGGGGCTCACTTTGATATGCGAGAGGCTCCAGCTCCAAGATCACTGACAGGTGGCCCTAAACTCCCGCTGCCTTCACACCTAAAGCGTCAGCTTTGCAGGAACTAAGCGGGGTACCCCGACAAACATAGCGTGTTCACACTCCTTGATGCCGAGTGCATCACGCGGCCTCTTTTGAGAAGCGCCAAGAGGAATCCCAGCAAGAGACTGCACAAAAGTCACGGCCGTCTTTCATTCACTTCAACTGCTGTCATTTCTCTTACATACCATACAGTGTAGGTCATGTGTGGCTGACACAACTATACAAACATGTATGAAGACATTTAACCCAAGCTCCGCTCAGCTTCACAGAGCTTTCTAGCCAGTTTTAacttattgttttgttgttctgcCCACAGCTTTATTTCTTTGACTCGTTCTCATAGCTGTCAGAGAGATGAAATCGACCACAGCTGGCAGCTGTTTTCGGCCAAAAAACTCTCAAAACCTACCCTGCATTAAACCTGCTAAGCAATAAAAAGGCAGATGGACACAGTTGACAATGCGCTGGTGAACTTGGTGAGGGATAAACAGCTTGATTTTTCCCTCTGTGTAAAATGATACTGCAAATCCGAGTGATAACTTAAATTTCTTTAAAAGTAAGAGGTATatagatcactgggtgtaagtcaaaacaagatatttgagggaaaaaaaactaagaagACATGAaaggtcatttttgacccacgtATGAATGTTagggttaaaggtgcactatgtagttctggagaagacattttaatcggaggagaaagatcttaaatcactgaataaactgattaaacaaactgaccttaaaggatgACTCAATttaatgctgttttattttgtttctatgTGGAGGACCCTTTCGACCTTTCTAgcatcaaacagtgttctggggaccttattttcctctgagaacagcttgtttattcagttgtggaacaaataaatatgtctgagtttgcattattacctcattaagtGTGTAAATATCAGAATTCTGAATTTCAATTtcacacagtgcccctttaaaacagCTACTGGTGCTTGTCTTGTTGTTGCGCCATTGAGAAGATTAATAACAACTTTAGCATTTTCTAGGTTAATGTTAGCCAATGTTAGGTATTGAGGCCAAACCCCAATAGGATACTTGATggatattgattgattgattgattgatgcaTATTTACACTGAGGAGAATGAGTCTGTCACACCTCGTAAAACAGTTATGGAATACACTCCATGAACTTAAAAATAATGTATACATGTTCGTTTCatggacataaaaaaaacaaatatttagttACATGGCTGCATGTATATATAACTGCTGAAGCACACCTACTGTAAGTGTGATTTATGTCGGGGTTCCTGTGATGAGTAAGAGTGAGAATTTACAGTCAGTAAGCATGGCAGTTAAACCCGTATGATAGGTACAGGACATCCATCATGAACCAAAGAAAACACGGAGTGAGACCATGATCCAGGAATAATCGCAGCCACAGCTCCAGTGCCCCACATCTTTGAATGTGGATGGACATATGTGAGGCATCTGAGTGAGAGGTAACTCTAAGCTTGTGTCATGAGCAAAGGCTATATAAGTGACACCTATAGCATGAC
Above is a genomic segment from Sparus aurata chromosome 20, fSpaAur1.1, whole genome shotgun sequence containing:
- the LOC115570768 gene encoding stonustoxin subunit beta-like, which translates into the protein MPTTTRIISDSRKSDKARKAKAGSTPTEKIPAYEPNLPEPKCRADLIKHWFSLSLDDKTANKVLWITDGGAKVARMTDNVTCPVLDRPERYEYAPQVLCKEGILGFRGYWEVEFSGWIVVGVAYERAGRRNNEGPCGLGENEESWGLGWSGSCYNAWHKSHSIEITEIPKCSTIGVYLDQPAGILNFYAVDEVKEGEESTGGKEVKLLQQVRSSFKEKMLPGFWVGNHSHCLITKKEE
- the LOC115571356 gene encoding tripartite motif-containing protein 16-like protein, which produces MPARPNSAVILSQTNKQGKKIKPNKNEKTNAEKVPVYVPNIPEPTNRAELMKYWMNLSLDDKTANKMLWISDNGSKVCRRTEEICPVLDRPERYEYSPQVLCKEVIWDMRAYWEVEFSGWVVIGATYIGAGRRANTGPSGLGENEESWGLCWSGTHYQIWYNGIDKDINNVPYCSTIGVYLDQPAGIISFYAVTGEGAEREVELLYKVKSTLDNKILPGFWVGIQSSCKLLKRPNEFAEND